One window of the Macaca thibetana thibetana isolate TM-01 chromosome 1, ASM2454274v1, whole genome shotgun sequence genome contains the following:
- the C1H1orf116 gene encoding specifically androgen-regulated gene protein isoform X1, whose amino-acid sequence MPERELWPAGPGSEPVTRVGSCDSMMSSTSTRSGSSDSSYDFLSAEEKECLLFLEETIGSLDTEADSGLSTDESEPATTPRGFRALPVTQPTPRGGPEETITQQGRAPRTVTESSSSHPPEPQGLGLRSGSYSLPRNIHIARSQNFRKSTTQANSHTPGEAGRLVQEPEKEQVSQSNQPSQAPASPQEAALDLDVVLIPPPEAFRDTQPEQCREASLPEGPGQQGHTPQLHTPSSSHEREQTASEAMSQKAKETGSTGYTQQSRPPPAVLSQKARAEDVPFPLGEDPNSRLAPLTTPKPRKLPPNIVLKSSRSSFHSDPQHWLSRHTEAAPGDSGLVSSSLQEQRKARREALEKLGLPQDQDEPGLHFSKPTSSIRPKETRAQRPSPAPDLAQPAAPAQASAAIPAAGKALAQAPAPAPGQAQGPLTMKSPAPGNVTATKTMPIPIPKAPRANSPLTPPKSDSGLTPPRPESGLTLQESNTPGLRQMNFKSNTLERSGVGLSNYLSAEKDASPKTSTSLGKGSFLDKISPSVLRNSRPRPASLGTGKDFAGIQVGKLADLEQEQSSKRLSYQGQSRDKLPRPPCVSVKISPKGVPNEHRREALKKLGLLKE is encoded by the exons ATGCCCGAGAGGGAGCTGTGGCCAGCGGGGCCTGGCTCAGAACCCGTGACTCGTGTCGGCAGCTGTGACAGCATGATGAGCAGCACCTCCACCCGCTCTGGATCT AGTGATAGCAGCTACGACTTCCTGTCCGCTGAAGAGAAGGAGTGTCTGCTCTTCCTGGAGGAGACCATCGGCTCGTTGGACACGGAGGCTGACAGCGGACTGTCCACTGACGAGTCTGAGCCAGCCACAACTCCCAGAGGTTTCCGAGCACTGCCCGTAACCCAGCCCACTCCCCGGG GAGGTCCAGAGGAGACCATCACTCAGCAAGGACGAGCGCCACGGACAGTGACTGAGTCCAGCTCATCCCATCCTCCTGAGCCCCAGGGCCTAGGCCTCAGGTCTGGCTCCTACAGCCTCCCCAGGAATATCCACATTGCCAGAAGCCAGAACTTCAGGAAAAGCACCACTCAGGCTAACAGTCACACCCCTGGAGAAGCGGGGAGGCTTGTGCAAGAGCCTGAGAAAGAACAGGTCAGCCAGAGCAACCAACCCAGTCAGGCACCTGCCAGCCCCCAGGAGGCTGCCCTTGACTTGGACGTGGTGCTCATCCCTCCACCAGAAGCTTTCCGGGACACCCAGCCAGAGCAGTGTAGGGAAGCCAGCCTGCCCGAGGGGCCAGGACAGCAGGGCCACACACCCCAGCTCCACACACCATCCAGCTCCCACGAAAGAGAGCAGACTGCTTCAGAGGCCATGTCCCAAAAAGCCAAGGAAACAGGTTCAACTGGGTACACACAACAATCCCGGCCTCCTCCTGCAGTGTTGTCTCAGAAAGCAAGAGCTGAAGATGTTCCCTTCCCATTAGGGGAGGACCCAAACAGCCGACTAGCTCCTCTCACAACCCCTAAGCCCCGGAAGCTGCCACCTAATATTGTTCTGAAGAGCAGCCGAAGCAGTTTCCACAGTGATCCCCAGCACTGGCTGTCCCGCCACACCGAGGCTGCCCCTGGAGATTCTGGCCTGGTCTCCTCTTCACTGCAGGAGCAGAGAAAAGCACGTAGAGAAGCTCTAGAGAAGCTGGGGCTACCCCAGGATCAAGATGAGCCTGGACTCCACTTCAGTAAGCCCACCAGCTCCATCAGACCCAAGGAGACACGTGCCCAGCGTCCGTCCCCAGCTCCAGATCTGGCTCAGCCTGCAGCTCCAGCCCAGGCCTCAGCAGCTATTCCTGCTGCTGGGAAGGCTCTGGCTCAAGCTCCGGCTCCAGCTCCAGGTCAAGCTCAGGGACCTTTGACAATGAAGTCTCCAGCTCCAGGCAATGTCACAGCTACCAAAACTATGCCAATTCCTATCCCTAAGGCCCCAAGGGCAAACAGTCCCCTGACTCCACCAAAGTCAGACTCAGGGCTGACTCCACCAAGGCCAGAGTCAGGGCTGACTCTCCAGGAGAGCAACACCCCTGGCCTGAGACAGATGAACTTCAAGTCCAACACTCTGGAGCGCTCAGGCGTGGGACTAAGCAACTACCTTTCAGCTGAGAAAGACGCCAGCCCCAAAACCAGCACTTCTCTGGGAAAGGGCTCCTTCTTGGACAAGATCTCGCCCAGCGTCTTGCGTAATTCTCGGCCCCGCCCGGCCTCCTTGGGCACGGGGAAAGACTTTGCAGGTATCCAGGTAGGCAAGCTGGCTGACCTGGAACAGGAGCAGAGCTCCAAGCGCCTGTCCTACCAAGGACAGAGCCGTGACAAACTTCCTCGGCCCCCGTGTGTCAGTGTCAAGATCTCCCCAAAAGGTGTCCCCAATGAACACAGAAGGGAGGCCCTGAAGAAGCTGGGACTGTTGAAGGAGTAG
- the C1H1orf116 gene encoding specifically androgen-regulated gene protein isoform X2, with product MSQKAKETGSTGYTQQSRPPPAVLSQKARAEDVPFPLGEDPNSRLAPLTTPKPRKLPPNIVLKSSRSSFHSDPQHWLSRHTEAAPGDSGLVSSSLQEQRKARREALEKLGLPQDQDEPGLHFSKPTSSIRPKETRAQRPSPAPDLAQPAAPAQASAAIPAAGKALAQAPAPAPGQAQGPLTMKSPAPGNVTATKTMPIPIPKAPRANSPLTPPKSDSGLTPPRPESGLTLQESNTPGLRQMNFKSNTLERSGVGLSNYLSAEKDASPKTSTSLGKGSFLDKISPSVLRNSRPRPASLGTGKDFAGIQVGKLADLEQEQSSKRLSYQGQSRDKLPRPPCVSVKISPKGVPNEHRREALKKLGLLKE from the coding sequence ATGTCCCAAAAAGCCAAGGAAACAGGTTCAACTGGGTACACACAACAATCCCGGCCTCCTCCTGCAGTGTTGTCTCAGAAAGCAAGAGCTGAAGATGTTCCCTTCCCATTAGGGGAGGACCCAAACAGCCGACTAGCTCCTCTCACAACCCCTAAGCCCCGGAAGCTGCCACCTAATATTGTTCTGAAGAGCAGCCGAAGCAGTTTCCACAGTGATCCCCAGCACTGGCTGTCCCGCCACACCGAGGCTGCCCCTGGAGATTCTGGCCTGGTCTCCTCTTCACTGCAGGAGCAGAGAAAAGCACGTAGAGAAGCTCTAGAGAAGCTGGGGCTACCCCAGGATCAAGATGAGCCTGGACTCCACTTCAGTAAGCCCACCAGCTCCATCAGACCCAAGGAGACACGTGCCCAGCGTCCGTCCCCAGCTCCAGATCTGGCTCAGCCTGCAGCTCCAGCCCAGGCCTCAGCAGCTATTCCTGCTGCTGGGAAGGCTCTGGCTCAAGCTCCGGCTCCAGCTCCAGGTCAAGCTCAGGGACCTTTGACAATGAAGTCTCCAGCTCCAGGCAATGTCACAGCTACCAAAACTATGCCAATTCCTATCCCTAAGGCCCCAAGGGCAAACAGTCCCCTGACTCCACCAAAGTCAGACTCAGGGCTGACTCCACCAAGGCCAGAGTCAGGGCTGACTCTCCAGGAGAGCAACACCCCTGGCCTGAGACAGATGAACTTCAAGTCCAACACTCTGGAGCGCTCAGGCGTGGGACTAAGCAACTACCTTTCAGCTGAGAAAGACGCCAGCCCCAAAACCAGCACTTCTCTGGGAAAGGGCTCCTTCTTGGACAAGATCTCGCCCAGCGTCTTGCGTAATTCTCGGCCCCGCCCGGCCTCCTTGGGCACGGGGAAAGACTTTGCAGGTATCCAGGTAGGCAAGCTGGCTGACCTGGAACAGGAGCAGAGCTCCAAGCGCCTGTCCTACCAAGGACAGAGCCGTGACAAACTTCCTCGGCCCCCGTGTGTCAGTGTCAAGATCTCCCCAAAAGGTGTCCCCAATGAACACAGAAGGGAGGCCCTGAAGAAGCTGGGACTGTTGAAGGAGTAG